The Sinomonas sp. P10A9 genome includes a window with the following:
- a CDS encoding YciI family protein, producing MPVFAVTYEYTDDAAGRDEHRPEHVAFLSGQHEAGRLVVSGPTSNGAGALLVFAGESADDVAALLDADPFRREGLIARRTITPWKPFFGAERLTVQSEPKPAGAAR from the coding sequence TTGCCTGTTTTTGCCGTGACCTACGAGTACACCGATGACGCTGCCGGCCGCGACGAGCACCGCCCCGAGCACGTCGCGTTCCTCTCGGGCCAGCACGAGGCTGGCCGCCTCGTCGTCTCCGGCCCGACCAGCAACGGCGCGGGCGCGCTCCTGGTCTTCGCGGGCGAATCCGCGGACGACGTCGCGGCCCTCCTCGACGCCGACCCGTTCCGCCGGGAGGGGCTCATCGCGCGCCGCACGATCACGCCGTGGAAGCCGTTCTTCGGCGCCGAACGGCTGACGGTCCAGAGTGAGCCCAAGCCGGCCGGGGCCGCGCGATGA
- a CDS encoding LysR family transcriptional regulator, with the protein MEIRWLESFVAVAEELHFGRAASRLHVAQSPLSQTIRKLEKDIGVPLFDRSTRSVSLTAAGRSLLPHAYRALEEVEVARQAAHASVGTVYGHLTVSFTGAINHRTLPRLTRALRRAYPDVVLSLEGRVVTGDAVAQLMRGTLDVAFVGLPLDPSPLESRLIAREPLGAVVPVDHPLAQRATLELTELRDEDFIMMPSGGGSDLERTATAACVAVGFRPRVVQEIGDPFMILTFVAAGMGVSLVSEGMSDILPHGAVYVPIAGPQAYLQHGLAWSPSNPSRVLPYVLEVAREVLPTPG; encoded by the coding sequence GTGGAGATCAGGTGGCTCGAGTCCTTCGTCGCCGTCGCGGAGGAGCTGCACTTCGGGCGGGCGGCGTCCCGCCTGCACGTGGCGCAGTCGCCGCTGAGCCAAACGATCCGCAAGCTTGAGAAGGACATCGGCGTCCCGCTCTTCGACCGCAGCACGCGCAGCGTTTCCCTCACGGCCGCCGGACGGTCGCTGCTCCCGCACGCATACCGCGCGCTTGAGGAGGTCGAGGTCGCGCGGCAGGCCGCGCACGCTTCGGTCGGCACGGTATACGGGCATCTGACCGTGAGCTTCACGGGCGCGATCAACCACCGCACGCTGCCGCGGCTCACCCGGGCGCTGCGGCGGGCGTACCCGGACGTGGTGCTCTCGCTCGAGGGGCGCGTGGTGACGGGCGACGCCGTCGCGCAGCTCATGCGCGGAACGCTCGACGTGGCTTTCGTAGGCCTCCCGCTAGACCCGTCCCCCCTCGAGTCCCGGCTGATCGCGCGGGAGCCGCTCGGCGCCGTCGTGCCCGTGGACCACCCGCTCGCCCAGCGGGCCACGCTGGAGCTGACCGAGCTGCGGGACGAGGACTTCATCATGATGCCCTCCGGCGGCGGCTCGGACCTCGAGCGGACGGCGACGGCGGCCTGCGTCGCGGTGGGCTTCCGGCCGCGGGTAGTCCAGGAGATCGGCGACCCGTTCATGATCCTGACGTTCGTCGCGGCGGGCATGGGCGTGAGCCTCGTGAGCGAGGGGATGAGCGACATCCTCCCGCACGGTGCCGTTTACGTCCCGATCGCCGGACCGCAGGCGTACCTGCAGCACGGGCTCGCGTGGTCGCCGTCGAACCCCTCGCGGGTGCTGCCGTACGTGCTCGAGGTGGCGCGCGAGGTGCTGCCGACGCCGGGGTGA
- a CDS encoding zinc-dependent alcohol dehydrogenase, with protein MARTVSKETIRYDEAPIPAPEPGRAVVRVRSVTLCGTDVHIWEDDYATPLPMVQGHEFSATIAALHPDDEGGAFAVGDHVAVSPYAACGRCYACSIGRPNACGSMSVYGCYEDDGALAEFMLVPLDRTRRLPEGLPVDLAPLWEPVSISLQAVRRGRAEAGERVLVSGAGPIGLFALLALRELGCSVVVVDTDRERLAIAAGLGAEATLAVAPGFPDAAQRHLIDEWTDGQGPSLVIDATGAPASLRTAVDLVAPAGRVVAVGISDRELVLSMRSLPVKEIDLLGSRNSLHMDEALDLLARNQEACRALITHRFGFDELDAAFRLLRDRTQRVGKIAIDISAPSPDEPSLAAALGESA; from the coding sequence GTGGCCCGCACCGTCTCCAAGGAGACCATCCGCTACGACGAGGCGCCGATCCCGGCGCCCGAGCCGGGGCGCGCCGTCGTGCGTGTGCGCAGCGTGACGCTGTGCGGCACCGACGTCCACATCTGGGAGGACGACTACGCGACGCCGCTGCCCATGGTCCAGGGCCACGAGTTCTCCGCGACGATCGCCGCCCTGCACCCCGACGACGAGGGCGGGGCGTTCGCAGTGGGCGACCACGTCGCGGTCTCCCCGTACGCCGCGTGCGGCCGGTGCTACGCGTGCTCGATCGGACGGCCCAACGCCTGCGGGAGCATGAGCGTGTACGGCTGCTACGAGGACGACGGCGCGCTGGCCGAGTTCATGCTCGTCCCGCTCGACCGCACCCGCAGGCTGCCCGAGGGCCTGCCGGTGGACCTCGCGCCACTGTGGGAACCCGTTTCGATTTCGCTCCAGGCCGTCCGCCGCGGCCGGGCCGAGGCCGGCGAGCGCGTGCTCGTGAGCGGCGCGGGGCCCATCGGCCTGTTCGCGCTGCTCGCCCTGCGCGAGCTGGGCTGCAGCGTGGTGGTGGTGGACACGGACCGCGAGCGGCTCGCGATCGCCGCGGGACTCGGCGCGGAAGCGACGCTGGCCGTCGCGCCGGGCTTCCCCGACGCGGCGCAGCGACACCTCATCGACGAGTGGACCGACGGGCAGGGCCCCTCGCTCGTCATCGATGCGACCGGCGCGCCGGCCTCGCTGCGCACGGCGGTGGACCTCGTCGCCCCGGCCGGGCGGGTCGTGGCGGTGGGGATCAGCGACCGCGAGCTCGTGCTGTCCATGCGCTCGCTCCCGGTCAAGGAGATCGACCTCCTCGGCTCACGCAACTCCCTGCACATGGACGAGGCGCTGGACCTCCTGGCCCGCAACCAGGAGGCGTGCCGCGCCCTCATCACCCACCGCTTCGGCTTCGACGAGCTCGACGCCGCGTTCCGCCTGCTTCGCGACCGCACCCAGCGGGTGGGCAAGATCGCGATCGACATCTCCGCACCCTCACCCGACGAGCCCTCGCTCGCGGCAGCCCTGGGAGAATCCGCATGA
- a CDS encoding MFS transporter, whose amino-acid sequence MTATKDSDQQTGAGSIPDPVLRSIGFLSFFDRFATPPMLVVLANRTDLTLADAVGLVASYSLLYALGQPLWGFISDRFGRVTVLRTALVGLLLAAIASTLFSAHVPLLIARSAAGLMAGCLYPTLLTIIGDTRTGIERARGLSDLQIYSALGTTVATLAAGALAAFTDWRVVFGLPALGCLALLLFLRRAHDGAAHRRGRVDVRAAFSGAALGVYGVAVLEGAVLMGILTYVVPALQHADVPIAVAGILASGYGVGVILGARLMRRLVQRFTRTQLMGIGGVVLLVGYVASSIAQNPATITVTAVLVGASNAVLHSSVQGWATEVAPKARATAVSLFACSLFLGSSAGTFLTAGLAGNGEYGAIFLLGLVATALLTAVVTLGHATWERRRVS is encoded by the coding sequence GTGACCGCGACGAAGGACTCCGACCAGCAGACAGGCGCCGGCAGCATCCCCGACCCGGTCCTGAGGTCGATCGGCTTCCTCTCCTTCTTCGACCGCTTCGCCACTCCCCCGATGCTCGTGGTCCTGGCCAACCGCACCGATCTCACGCTCGCCGACGCCGTGGGCCTCGTGGCGTCCTACTCGCTCCTCTATGCGCTCGGGCAGCCGCTGTGGGGGTTCATCAGCGACCGGTTCGGCCGCGTGACAGTGCTCCGCACGGCACTCGTGGGGCTGCTGCTGGCCGCCATCGCCAGCACCCTGTTCAGCGCGCACGTGCCACTGCTCATCGCGAGGTCGGCGGCCGGGCTCATGGCCGGGTGCCTCTACCCCACGCTCCTGACCATCATCGGCGACACGCGCACGGGCATCGAACGCGCCCGCGGACTCTCCGACCTGCAGATCTATTCGGCGCTCGGCACCACGGTCGCGACCCTCGCCGCGGGCGCTCTCGCGGCGTTCACGGACTGGCGGGTGGTGTTCGGGCTCCCCGCACTCGGGTGCCTCGCGCTGCTGCTCTTCCTCCGGCGGGCGCATGACGGCGCCGCTCACCGCCGCGGGCGCGTTGACGTCCGCGCCGCGTTCTCGGGCGCCGCGCTCGGAGTCTACGGTGTGGCGGTCCTCGAGGGCGCCGTGCTCATGGGCATCCTGACCTACGTCGTTCCGGCCCTGCAGCACGCGGACGTGCCCATCGCCGTCGCGGGGATCCTCGCGTCGGGGTACGGGGTGGGCGTGATCCTGGGGGCGCGGCTCATGCGGCGTCTGGTGCAGCGGTTCACGCGGACGCAGCTTATGGGGATCGGCGGGGTGGTGCTGCTGGTCGGGTATGTGGCGTCGTCGATCGCGCAGAACCCGGCGACGATCACTGTCACCGCCGTCCTCGTGGGTGCTTCGAACGCGGTGCTGCACTCATCGGTGCAGGGCTGGGCCACCGAGGTCGCGCCGAAGGCCCGTGCTACGGCGGTCTCGCTGTTCGCGTGCTCGCTCTTCTTGGGCAGCTCGGCGGGCACGTTCCTCACGGCGGGGCTCGCCGGCAATGGGGAGTACGGCGCCATCTTCCTCCTCGGCCTCGTAGCGACGGCGTTGCTCACGGCGGTCGTGACGCTCGGGCACGCGACGTGGGAACGGCGCCGGGTGTCGTGA
- a CDS encoding DUF427 domain-containing protein, with protein MKAIWNGTVIAESDDTVVVEGNHYFPKESLCDEYFTPARKHTVCPWKGLASYYTVTAGGRENRNAAWYYPRPLPGATQVADRVAFWHGVTVEE; from the coding sequence ATGAAAGCCATCTGGAACGGGACCGTCATCGCCGAATCGGACGACACCGTGGTCGTGGAAGGCAACCACTACTTCCCCAAGGAGTCGCTCTGCGATGAGTACTTCACCCCGGCCCGGAAGCACACCGTGTGCCCCTGGAAGGGACTCGCGAGCTACTACACCGTCACCGCCGGCGGCAGGGAGAACCGGAACGCGGCCTGGTACTACCCCCGGCCGCTCCCGGGCGCCACTCAGGTGGCCGACAGGGTTGCCTTCTGGCATGGGGTGACCGTCGAGGAGTGA
- a CDS encoding MFS transporter, whose amino-acid sequence MSNVMSPTPQERTKWVRRAILAGVIGTTIEWYDFVLFGTASALVFNTLFFPQFDPLIGTAAALTTTAIGYFFRPLGGFVFGALGDRIGRKNVLAATLVLMGLSTALIGLLPTYAQAGIWAPILMLVLRILQGIGAGAEFGGAQVMVSEHASKKRQGLLTSLPGAGLALGIMLGTSFYSLLDFMPKDEFMAWGWRLPFLASVIGIVVGLLIRMRVMESPEYLAVTRTKEKPKSPVREVFASYKRNWFVAMFACFAENATTNLVKTFVLAYAATFLHLDKSVGLNGLFVASLVSLFTYPLFGWLGDRLGIGRVYIGSAIAVALFIFPMFWMIDTKSVPTVIVAIVIIYAIAVRGMSATQGAYLANLFPARIRFTGLASSREVGSAISGGLGPVLATLLLAATHSYWPVAIYMISQAAITIAAVWIGPSKRTPIDVDVEEEAQPAPRALRAS is encoded by the coding sequence ATGTCCAACGTCATGAGCCCCACCCCGCAGGAGCGCACCAAGTGGGTCCGCCGGGCCATCCTCGCCGGCGTCATCGGCACCACCATCGAGTGGTACGACTTCGTGCTCTTCGGCACGGCGTCAGCCCTCGTGTTCAATACGCTCTTCTTCCCCCAGTTCGACCCGCTCATCGGCACAGCTGCCGCCCTCACCACCACCGCCATCGGCTACTTCTTCCGTCCGCTCGGAGGATTCGTGTTCGGAGCCCTCGGCGACAGGATCGGCCGCAAGAATGTGCTAGCGGCGACCCTTGTCCTCATGGGCCTCTCCACCGCCCTCATCGGGCTGCTTCCCACCTACGCCCAGGCGGGCATCTGGGCTCCGATCCTCATGCTCGTCCTCCGCATCCTGCAGGGGATCGGGGCGGGCGCTGAGTTCGGCGGCGCCCAGGTCATGGTCTCTGAGCACGCGAGCAAGAAGCGCCAAGGCCTCCTCACCAGCCTCCCCGGCGCGGGCCTGGCCCTCGGCATCATGCTCGGCACCTCCTTCTACTCCCTCCTCGACTTCATGCCCAAGGACGAGTTCATGGCCTGGGGCTGGCGCCTTCCCTTCCTCGCCAGCGTGATCGGCATCGTGGTCGGCCTGCTCATCCGGATGCGTGTCATGGAGTCCCCGGAGTACTTGGCCGTCACCCGGACCAAGGAGAAGCCCAAGAGCCCGGTCAGGGAAGTCTTCGCCTCCTATAAGCGCAACTGGTTCGTGGCGATGTTCGCCTGCTTCGCGGAGAACGCAACCACCAACCTCGTCAAGACATTCGTCCTGGCTTACGCGGCAACCTTCCTCCACCTCGACAAGAGCGTCGGGCTCAACGGCCTCTTCGTCGCCTCGCTCGTGAGCCTCTTCACCTACCCCCTGTTCGGATGGCTCGGCGACCGCCTCGGCATCGGACGGGTCTACATCGGCTCGGCGATCGCCGTCGCGCTGTTCATCTTCCCGATGTTCTGGATGATCGACACCAAGTCGGTCCCGACCGTCATCGTCGCGATCGTCATCATCTACGCGATCGCAGTGCGCGGCATGTCCGCCACTCAGGGCGCCTATCTGGCCAACCTCTTCCCGGCGCGGATCCGCTTCACCGGCCTTGCCTCGTCCCGCGAAGTCGGCAGCGCGATCTCGGGCGGCCTCGGTCCGGTCCTGGCCACCCTCCTGCTGGCGGCAACCCACTCGTACTGGCCCGTGGCCATCTACATGATCAGCCAGGCCGCCATCACCATCGCGGCCGTCTGGATCGGCCCGAGCAAGCGCACGCCGATCGACGTTGACGTCGAAGAGGAAGCCCAGCCCGCGCCACGCGCCCTGCGGGCCTCCTAA
- a CDS encoding FAD-dependent oxidoreductase has translation MSAHTFLTPVPDLGLRYDLAVMGSGAAGLAAACRAAAAGLRVVVLEKATHLGGTSAAGGGVIWAPDNPLMEPGSDSRERAAAYLRAATDGAMDEEEIDWYLRASREAIDFLDRETRVQLTPLDRPDYHMEWPGAVAGGRSLDNDPFDPALFTGIPGLADALRPPTYLPLISMYERDHLHGAAPDPAMLAGRAAAGVRTMGGALVGALVATAVEHGVHLAVSAPVVGLSSLEEGVHDGDRWLVRIGDGSPSSATPAAARAATSLTAGAVLIASGGFERNAELAASLLKFATTAIGAPSNTGDGLLLGLRAGAMVSQTGAIWGVPVIAPEGWEYDGAPTGRMGNVEMTLPGSITVNAAGKRFVNEAMNYHDLSRVFANIDPETSRPANSPAWLVFDAGYRARYPVAGSPAGTVPAWMHRAATLAELAEEIGVDPGALAATVRRFNADARAGVDSEFGRGSTEQDRHLGDPAIAPNPCLAPLEAGPFFAVRIHAGALGTAGGLETDLDGRVLTPAGEPIPGLYAAGNCSATVFKDAYPGGGATLGSAVAKAFAAAGHVVQTRASVPA, from the coding sequence ATGAGCGCGCACACGTTCCTCACCCCGGTGCCAGACCTCGGCCTGCGCTACGACCTCGCCGTCATGGGCTCCGGCGCCGCGGGGCTCGCCGCCGCATGCCGGGCAGCGGCGGCGGGGCTGCGCGTCGTCGTGCTCGAGAAGGCGACGCACCTCGGCGGGACGAGCGCCGCGGGGGGCGGCGTCATCTGGGCGCCCGACAACCCGCTCATGGAGCCGGGCTCCGATTCCCGTGAGCGCGCCGCCGCGTACCTGCGGGCGGCAACGGACGGTGCGATGGACGAGGAGGAGATCGACTGGTATCTGCGCGCGTCGCGCGAGGCCATCGACTTCCTCGACCGGGAGACCCGCGTGCAGCTCACCCCGCTGGACCGTCCGGACTACCACATGGAGTGGCCCGGGGCCGTGGCGGGCGGGCGCAGCCTCGACAACGATCCGTTCGACCCCGCGCTCTTCACCGGCATCCCCGGCCTTGCCGACGCGCTCCGGCCGCCCACGTACCTGCCGCTCATCTCGATGTACGAGCGGGACCACCTCCATGGCGCCGCTCCGGACCCCGCGATGCTGGCCGGGCGCGCGGCCGCGGGGGTGCGCACGATGGGCGGCGCGCTCGTCGGCGCTCTGGTCGCGACCGCCGTCGAGCACGGCGTGCACCTCGCGGTGTCGGCGCCGGTGGTGGGGCTCTCGTCCTTGGAGGAGGGCGTGCACGACGGCGACCGCTGGCTCGTGCGCATCGGCGACGGTTCCCCGTCATCGGCAACTCCGGCCGCCGCGCGGGCCGCCACCTCGCTGACCGCCGGCGCGGTGCTCATCGCCTCGGGCGGGTTCGAGCGCAACGCCGAGCTCGCGGCGTCGCTCCTCAAGTTCGCGACCACGGCGATCGGCGCGCCGTCCAACACGGGCGACGGACTGCTGCTCGGGCTGCGCGCGGGTGCGATGGTGAGCCAGACGGGCGCGATCTGGGGCGTGCCGGTGATCGCGCCGGAAGGCTGGGAGTATGACGGCGCACCGACCGGGCGCATGGGCAACGTCGAGATGACGCTGCCGGGATCGATCACGGTCAACGCGGCCGGGAAGCGGTTCGTGAACGAGGCGATGAACTACCACGACCTCTCACGGGTGTTCGCGAACATCGACCCGGAGACGTCACGGCCTGCCAACAGCCCCGCGTGGCTCGTCTTCGACGCCGGCTACCGGGCGCGGTACCCCGTGGCGGGCAGCCCAGCCGGGACCGTGCCCGCCTGGATGCACCGGGCCGCGACGCTCGCCGAATTGGCCGAGGAGATCGGCGTGGACCCCGGGGCACTCGCGGCGACGGTCCGGAGGTTCAACGCGGACGCGCGCGCCGGAGTGGATTCGGAGTTCGGCCGCGGGTCAACGGAACAGGACCGGCACCTCGGGGACCCGGCCATCGCGCCCAACCCGTGCCTGGCGCCGCTCGAGGCCGGGCCGTTCTTCGCGGTGCGCATCCACGCCGGGGCGCTCGGCACGGCCGGCGGCCTGGAGACGGACCTAGACGGGCGCGTCCTGACCCCAGCCGGCGAGCCGATCCCGGGCCTGTACGCGGCGGGCAACTGCTCGGCGACGGTCTTCAAGGACGCATACCCGGGCGGCGGGGCCACGCTGGGCTCCGCGGTGGCGAAGGCCTTCGCGGCGGCTGGGCACGTGGTGCAGACGCGGGCGAGCGTCCCCGCCTGA
- a CDS encoding cupin domain-containing protein, with protein sequence MAGTDSCQNNHVGFCVAGTLEVRLNSGETATITAGDSYTIPPGHDAHVVGDEKFVGLEFLSAASYAKGD encoded by the coding sequence GTGGCGGGCACGGACAGCTGCCAGAACAACCACGTGGGCTTCTGCGTGGCCGGCACACTCGAGGTGCGCCTGAACTCCGGGGAGACGGCCACCATCACTGCCGGCGACTCGTACACGATCCCGCCCGGGCACGACGCCCACGTGGTCGGCGACGAGAAGTTCGTCGGCCTCGAGTTCCTCAGCGCCGCGAGCTACGCGAAGGGCGACTGA
- a CDS encoding NADH:flavin oxidoreductase/NADH oxidase, with the protein MPSAKLFTPVDIRDVQIRNRLWVSPMCQYSVEEWDGVPTDWHLAHLGSLARGGAGLVMTEASAVSPEGRITNWDTGIWNDSQAQVWRRIVDFIHGQGATAAVQLAHAGRKASTYREWSGHGTQSVEDGGWQTVAPSAVAFDGYAEPRELTQEEIRGVVADFAAAARRALGAGFDALEIHGAHGYLVHQFLSPLSNLRTDEYGGSLENRARLLLEIVRAVRAEAGDAVPLLVRLSATDWVDGGWNLDDTITVAGWAAAEGADWFDLSSGGLVARASIPVKPLYQVGFATAVRAGTGKPVNAVGLITKPEEAAQIVDNGEADAVMVAREFLRDPHFALRAAHELGVELDSWPPQYTRAKWRNEA; encoded by the coding sequence ATGCCTTCCGCGAAGCTGTTCACCCCCGTCGATATCCGGGACGTCCAGATCAGGAACCGACTGTGGGTCTCGCCCATGTGCCAGTACTCCGTCGAGGAGTGGGACGGCGTGCCGACAGACTGGCACCTGGCCCACCTCGGCTCGCTCGCGCGGGGCGGGGCAGGCCTCGTCATGACGGAGGCGAGCGCCGTGAGCCCCGAGGGCCGGATCACCAACTGGGATACGGGCATCTGGAACGACTCCCAGGCCCAGGTGTGGCGGCGGATCGTCGACTTCATCCACGGCCAGGGCGCCACCGCGGCCGTCCAGCTCGCCCACGCTGGCCGGAAGGCCTCGACGTACCGCGAGTGGAGCGGCCACGGCACCCAGTCGGTCGAGGACGGCGGCTGGCAGACCGTGGCGCCGTCCGCCGTCGCCTTCGACGGCTACGCCGAACCCCGAGAGCTCACCCAGGAGGAGATCCGCGGCGTCGTCGCGGACTTCGCGGCCGCCGCCCGCCGCGCCCTCGGCGCCGGCTTCGACGCGCTCGAGATCCACGGCGCGCACGGATACCTCGTGCACCAGTTCCTCTCCCCGCTCTCCAACCTCCGCACGGATGAGTACGGCGGGAGCCTCGAGAACCGCGCACGGCTGCTCCTCGAGATCGTGCGGGCAGTGCGGGCGGAGGCGGGCGACGCCGTTCCCCTCCTCGTGCGCCTCTCTGCCACCGATTGGGTCGACGGCGGGTGGAACCTCGACGACACGATCACGGTCGCGGGGTGGGCAGCAGCCGAGGGTGCGGACTGGTTCGACCTCTCCTCGGGCGGCCTCGTGGCCCGCGCGAGCATCCCCGTCAAGCCGCTCTACCAGGTGGGGTTTGCCACCGCAGTGCGCGCCGGAACCGGGAAGCCCGTGAACGCCGTCGGCCTCATCACGAAGCCCGAGGAGGCCGCGCAGATCGTGGACAACGGCGAAGCGGACGCGGTCATGGTGGCGCGCGAGTTCCTCCGCGATCCGCACTTTGCCCTCCGCGCCGCCCACGAGCTGGGCGTGGAGCTCGACAGCTGGCCGCCGCAGTACACGCGCGCGAAGTGGCGCAACGAGGCTTAA
- a CDS encoding four-carbon acid sugar kinase family protein has protein sequence MPLVLVLADDFSGAAEVGQQFAAHGLAAQITLTTAHAHHGGSPTPGAEVAVVDTHSRGLAAPAAAEAVQIALEETDTAREALVFKKTDSLWRGNIGAEIAALTGLGYHVVLAGALPALERTVVGARPLAGDRPLRASGLWAAESILPPEDLHELFAADTELRFVGLDDVRSADLAGRLARSLSGSTPAVVVVDGETDADVAAVVEALAPLGFLVGGHPVALAGTGQLGGHLARHLAHGSAPTTHSPADPALPAGPSFPPGSAPHHRPVLAVVGSASPTARRQLDHLAAEGFHVVAIGPAPEDQSLAASRIRTALDRGHPVAVTVADGAVDPAISAVLVTHLAGIASESLQGLQADLILTGGETAREVLDALGITSLVPREAVQHGAVVSTADDGRLVATKPGSFGDPLVLVQLYRSIQAFYSIPRASTPAH, from the coding sequence ATGCCACTCGTGCTTGTTCTGGCGGACGACTTCTCGGGCGCAGCCGAGGTCGGCCAGCAGTTCGCGGCCCACGGCCTCGCCGCGCAGATCACGCTCACGACGGCGCACGCCCACCACGGCGGTTCCCCCACACCAGGCGCCGAAGTCGCCGTCGTCGACACCCACTCCCGCGGGCTTGCCGCACCGGCTGCGGCCGAAGCTGTGCAGATCGCGCTGGAGGAGACAGACACGGCGCGCGAGGCGCTCGTGTTCAAGAAGACCGACTCGCTCTGGCGCGGGAACATCGGCGCAGAGATCGCGGCCCTGACGGGACTGGGCTACCACGTCGTCCTGGCCGGCGCGCTACCCGCGCTGGAGAGAACAGTCGTAGGAGCGAGGCCTCTGGCCGGGGACCGGCCACTGCGCGCTTCGGGCCTCTGGGCAGCCGAGTCGATCCTTCCGCCCGAGGACCTGCACGAGCTCTTCGCGGCGGACACCGAACTTCGCTTCGTGGGACTCGACGACGTCCGCTCGGCAGATCTCGCCGGACGGCTCGCGAGGAGCCTGAGCGGCAGCACGCCAGCGGTCGTCGTCGTCGACGGCGAGACCGACGCCGACGTTGCCGCCGTGGTCGAGGCCCTCGCCCCCCTCGGATTCCTTGTGGGCGGCCACCCGGTAGCCCTCGCGGGGACGGGGCAGCTCGGCGGGCACCTCGCCCGACACCTCGCGCACGGATCCGCGCCGACCACGCACTCCCCCGCCGATCCGGCTCTCCCCGCCGGTCCCTCGTTCCCGCCCGGATCGGCGCCGCACCACCGCCCGGTGCTCGCCGTCGTCGGTTCCGCCTCCCCCACGGCACGGCGCCAGCTGGACCACCTCGCCGCGGAGGGATTCCACGTCGTCGCCATCGGCCCGGCGCCGGAGGACCAGTCCCTTGCGGCGTCGAGGATCAGGACGGCATTGGACCGGGGCCATCCGGTCGCGGTGACGGTCGCCGACGGGGCCGTAGATCCCGCGATTTCCGCCGTCCTGGTCACGCACCTCGCTGGCATTGCCAGCGAGAGCCTGCAGGGCCTGCAGGCGGACCTCATCCTCACCGGGGGCGAGACCGCGCGCGAGGTCCTGGACGCCCTCGGCATCACCTCACTGGTGCCTCGCGAGGCCGTCCAGCACGGCGCCGTCGTCAGCACCGCCGACGACGGGCGGCTCGTCGCCACGAAGCCCGGCAGCTTCGGCGATCCGCTCGTGCTCGTCCAGCTCTATCGATCGATCCAGGCTTTCTATTCCATCCCCCGTGCCAGCACCCCAGCACACTGA
- the pdxA gene encoding 4-hydroxythreonine-4-phosphate dehydrogenase PdxA has product MSTEYDDRPFIAVTMGDGAGIGPEVTVGALVHPSAYADSRPVVVGDAHRLRLAAEALGLAAEVVTVEGVEDAVFAPGRVNVIDPGLLPENLAWGEESAEAGNAAYHYVRIACQLASAGRVQGICTAPLNKSALHRAGHIYPGHTELLAHFMGVEEVSMMLSTPKVKVIHVTTHIGLIDAIRKIEPGLVERTVRRGDEAMKRAGVAQPRIGVCAINPHAGENGLFGYGEEAEKITPAIERLQADGIDARGPLPADTAFFLAGRGDYDLIVAMYHDQGHGPVKVLGIEAGVNITVGLPVIRTSVDHGTAFDIAGKGIADVRSMIEALRQAAEMSPRLALQQ; this is encoded by the coding sequence ATGTCCACCGAATACGACGACCGGCCCTTCATCGCCGTCACCATGGGCGACGGCGCCGGAATCGGCCCCGAAGTCACCGTCGGCGCACTGGTCCACCCGAGCGCCTATGCCGACAGTCGCCCTGTGGTGGTCGGAGACGCCCACCGCCTGCGCCTCGCCGCCGAAGCTCTCGGTCTCGCAGCCGAGGTGGTCACGGTCGAGGGTGTCGAGGACGCCGTCTTCGCCCCCGGTCGTGTCAACGTCATCGACCCCGGCCTCCTGCCCGAGAACCTCGCGTGGGGCGAGGAATCGGCGGAGGCAGGCAACGCGGCGTACCACTATGTCAGGATCGCGTGCCAGCTGGCCTCGGCCGGCCGGGTCCAGGGCATCTGCACCGCCCCACTGAACAAGTCCGCCCTCCACAGGGCCGGGCACATCTACCCGGGTCACACCGAACTGCTCGCGCACTTCATGGGCGTTGAGGAGGTTTCGATGATGCTCTCGACCCCCAAGGTCAAGGTCATCCACGTCACGACGCACATCGGCCTCATCGACGCAATCCGCAAGATCGAGCCGGGCCTCGTTGAGCGCACCGTCCGCCGGGGCGACGAGGCCATGAAGCGGGCAGGCGTGGCCCAGCCGAGGATCGGGGTCTGCGCCATCAACCCGCATGCTGGGGAGAACGGCCTCTTCGGCTATGGCGAGGAGGCAGAGAAGATCACACCAGCCATCGAGCGGCTCCAAGCAGACGGGATCGATGCCCGCGGCCCACTCCCCGCGGACACGGCCTTCTTCCTCGCGGGCCGCGGCGACTACGACCTCATCGTTGCCATGTACCACGATCAGGGGCACGGCCCGGTCAAGGTCCTGGGCATCGAAGCCGGCGTCAACATCACGGTTGGTCTGCCCGTGATCCGCACCTCAGTCGATCACGGCACTGCATTCGACATTGCCGGCAAGGGCATCGCGGATGTCCGCAGCATGATCGAAGCCCTCCGACAGGCCGCCGAGATGTCCCCGCGCCTGGCCCTCCAGCAGTAG